A region of the Leptospiraceae bacterium genome:
ATAGCTTCATCATAGGCAGCCCCAGCTAATAAACCTGTTAAACAACCAGTCAATCCGCCTATCATAGTGCCCTTTCCTACTTTACTGAGTGTCTCACAGGAAGTAACCGAGAAAGCAACTAGCAGAATCATAACTAATGAATTTTTTTTCATCTATTGTCTCCTTTTTCTTCAAAGAAAAATAAAATCTATTTCGGGTCAATCAAAAACAAGTTGCTTTCTGACTCGCAAATTCATATTCTGGATAGTTAATTATGAAGCCATCCATTCAAATGAGTATTGCATGTGGGATAATTGGACTTATAGCAGGTCTCTTTGTTAGCAATAATGCTACAGGAGAGGGTTATGAGATGTTTCCACTATTCTCTACTTTGTCCTCGCTTGTATGCTCTTTCCTACTCTGGCATATATTCATCACGCGAAAAAAATCACGCTCTATTGTATTTGGAATTTTTATAGGGCTAATGATTGTAATCCTCTCTCATTACTTCACTTGGTATTTCATGTCCTTGTCTTATTTTCTTTGCAATCAATTCACTGGTAAATGTCTCAGTTCACTCGGAGGAAAGACAATAAATCCAGTTGAATCTATTTATCTACTACTTCCGTTCACATTGATTAGTTTAATGATCGCATGGCCTACGATTCCTTTGGGAGCCTTCCTTGGTGCGATCGTAATTAAGCTACAGAATAATTCAAAAATTTAGTAAAAAAATTTCTTGCCAAATAAATAGCATATGCGATAATTCTGCTCCCTATCCAAAGGGAGGAGAATATTGTGAAGACAATTTTTATTTTATCAGGGTTTCTTTTTGCCCTAAATCTATTTGCCACTGAAGAAATGGAAGGCATTTACATTGCAAAATCGGAAACTACAAACGAAATCTACGAGTTAAGCCTTAACGTGGAAAAAGATGGCACAGGAGAAGATGCTCATTTCTTTCACTTAACCAAGGCTATGCAAAGAGAAGAAGGTAAGAATGAAACATCGATTGTTGGAAAATACAAAATAGACAAGAAAAAAATCATTCTATACGGAGAATCAGTCACAGCCTCTAAGCAAAATTTAAATGCCGATCACGAAGACAAGCAAGAGAGCAAATACACCGGCTCACCGATTCGAGTATTTGTTCGAAACGAAGACAATAAAACTATTCTAGTATTGAGTGCATTTGGAAAAATACTTAAACTAGCAAAACAATCTTGAGAAGCAATCTTATGAGATTTATATTAATAGCCTGCCTGCTTTATGCAGGTAGTTTATTTTCAGAAGAAAAGGCAATTTTAGAAATCCGTAAATACTATCAAAAGACTGAGCAAAATCTTAAAACATATACGCAGGCTAAGATTGATTATACACACAAAAAATCTCACGTAGATGAAACAGATTTATTAGATGAAGAAATTTACTTTTATTCAAACAAGAAAGAAATTGTTAAAATCGTAGGCGATATTGTATTTGATTGCTCCGGCTCTGTAAATGAATTAACATACAAAAATAAGGAGCTAATCTTTGTATACTCCTACAAATGGTCGGGATGCAATCGAGAAGGAAAGTCAGACGAATCCAGATTCTACTTTCAAAATCATAAGCTCATTCAATGGAAAGTAGGCGAAGAAGAAGTAGCCAAGTTAAAATGGAATCAAAAAGAAAAAGAACTTCTCAAACTTTCTGTCTTCTATTTAAAACAATTCCCTAAGTAAATTTTAAGGTGCGGCGTATATCGTTTTAATTTCTGCTCCTGCATTGCCTAGATCCGTAACAGTGAGAGTAACAGTTCCGCCAGAATGAATATATGTTTCAACGACAGAGACAGATTTTACCTGACCGGACTTATCACGCATAACGTTAAATTCAACTTCGGTGTCAACGAATTTAACCTTATCCGATTTTCGAGGATACTTATACTTATCAAAATTATAAATAAAACAAATTCCAAGTAAATAAGCTTCCTCCATACGAGCGAGCGGCAAAGTAAGAGTAGACGTTGTTACCATAGTATCATCTGTCGCTTCCGTGACTTTTGTTCCCTTCGGCAAATATTTATCAGCGTATTGTTTCAGTGTTGGATTCGATTTACTGGGTAGCTCAGAAACTGGAGGTGGATAAGAGGAAAGATATCCATCAAATAAATATCCTTCTCGGTCATCAGCCATTACCTTGACCCAGTAGCCGGGAATCCCATCTACATCGTATTCTTTATCAGTCATTTGACGAACACGCGCAATCGTTCCAAATGAAACAGTTTGAAGAAATCTTCCATTCTTAGACGGCTTATCTCTTAGATTCAGCCCCGACTTAGCCAATACATAGAGATTGTCCCCCACTTTGTAAGAAACAACAGGCTTCGCACTTACAGAAAGGCACAATAAAAATAAGACTAGAATGATTCGATTTCTTTGCTGGTTCATATTTTTTTCTATCGGAGTCTTTTTTGTTTATCGATGGTAATTTTTTACATTGATAGATTTGATTTGCTGAAAAATAGCCTTCTCGAAAAATAGAATGAATGCATTTTTCAAAACGAAATCTTTTCCTATTTTTAATTTTCTTTTCTGCTCTATCTCATTTGTTATTTCGATTTCTAGTTTTATACTCAGAGAAGACTTCCTTTATCTGGCATACAATTGGAACGAGAGTAATTTCTCCAAAAGAATATGACCTTGCCATTCTCGGAGACAGCCAACTAATGAGTGGTATTCATCCTAATATTCTAAACAAGCTACTAAAGGAAAACGGGAAGCAAACGGATATTTTATATTATCCGCGACCTTCAGAGCAGCCAGAAGGAATTTATAAATTGCTCATAGACTTTAAAAACTCAGGAATAAAAATTAAAACTCTTGTCGTCAATGTCTCCCCTGTCACGAGTTCAAAGAATACAATCGTAGACGCTCACAAAACTCTCTCTCAAAACTTTCAACCTTTTTCACTTCGAATGCTTTTAGACAGTGAACTCAATAAATTCTATTTTAAAAATCTATCGGGTAATATCTATTACCTTTTCTTGCAAGTATTTCCACTTTTAAAACTAAATGGAAATTTCTCGAATGAAATAAAACTAATTCCGGGCTCAGAAGGAATCCAACACAACAAAGAAATGAATGCACTCCTAAATGTAAATTTTTTTGGGAATCTAAACACGAATAAAGAAAAGAATCTATTCCTAGAAAATTCTTTAATCAATGAAAATTTCTATTTTGAATGGGGAAATTTCTCTCCTTTCACCGGAGAGTGCATTGAAAGAAAAGAAACACTTTCTTTACCGGCTGGAATGGAAGCAGCATTCTTAACTCCAAGAAAAGAGTCGCTTAGCTTTTGGTTAAAGATTGGGAAGTATGCAAAGGAAAACCAAATCCGAATTCTTTATCTATACATTCCATTTTCTCCAGAGGCTGAGGCAAAAATTCGGTCAAATGAAAGCACTTCTCCAATCCAAATGAATCTCCATGAAATTTCCTCCCAAATAGGAGAAGATAGTATAATGAAAATTGAACCAAAATTATTTAACTCCAGCGACTTTAAAGATTATACTCACTTAAATGTATGTGGAATGATGAAGTTGA
Encoded here:
- a CDS encoding SH3 domain-containing protein, coding for MNQQRNRIILVLFLLCLSVSAKPVVSYKVGDNLYVLAKSGLNLRDKPSKNGRFLQTVSFGTIARVRQMTDKEYDVDGIPGYWVKVMADDREGYLFDGYLSSYPPPVSELPSKSNPTLKQYADKYLPKGTKVTEATDDTMVTTSTLTLPLARMEEAYLLGICFIYNFDKYKYPRKSDKVKFVDTEVEFNVMRDKSGQVKSVSVVETYIHSGGTVTLTVTDLGNAGAEIKTIYAAP